One Magnolia sinica isolate HGM2019 chromosome 2, MsV1, whole genome shotgun sequence genomic window, AGGTTGAGCCGCTGCAAGGTCAAGACTGCCTTGGTTTCATTCCAAACGAAGGCAAGAAGTCCATTTTGAGTCACGAACAATGCACCAGGCTTCGAACCTGGATATCTAAAACCATACCCATTTGCAATTCCCTCTCCATGGTAAGCTTGTTTTATTTCCACGCGAACAGAATCTCCATCAACATCCCATGGGAATGGATCTGATGATGGCTCATCAACCTTAACGATAAACATCGCGGATCCATTGGGATGAAGAACATAGTGGGTCCCTTCCAAAATCTTCGTTGCAATGAGCATCCGCTGCCCCTCTGTCTCATCATACGAAATCAAAACGAAGAACAAGGCCTTTGCTGGCTTGTCTTCGGTGGGCCGTCCAGGTGGCCAACCGAAAGACCCGCCCCACAAACCAGCATATTCATGATCAGGCCCCGGCACCTGTAATGGCAACTTGTACAGGGCATAGCGATTGTCATGCATATTGGGCCATGCTCGATAACTAGAGAGCTTCACCTTTGAAGCGACCAAGCTCAGTCCAATCGTGTCACTCGCTCTCAGAAATTCCTGCAGGGGAGCATGCTTACGCTCACTAGTGCTTGGAGAGCCATTCTTCAAAAACAGCATGCTACTGTTACCATTTGCTGAATTCGACCTCCCGAGCATTTGTTTCAGACCGTCTTTGAAATAGCCAGCGACACTTCTCCTCTTCCCGGTCTGCAAAGGGGCTCCCTCATCCCAATTCACAGTCAATGAATGCCAAGTCCCTGAACGGTCGAGAATTTTCTTCGTTGTCTTGCCGGAATCCATCTGGCGCCCATCCGACCACAGCCCAGGCATTCCCCACCAATTAACACGCCCCTCTCCAACCTTGTACATCTGGACAAGCAACGATCTCCGCTCCAGCAATAGCACCATCTCCTTCGCTACTTCTTCACCCGATCTCACAAACAGCGGGCTGCGACTCAAAGAATCAGGAACCTTGAGCCCGACCTGGTTCGCAACGAGCTCCAGCATCTTCCGCCGGTCTCCAAAAGCCAAGCGGCTGAACGGCACCACGGCAGACGCCGAGGCCGCAGCAGTTGCCGCCATCCTGCTTGATCTCGAAAGGCTGCTGTTGGACCGTCCGATTGCCCTTGATGGCTCCGCATCCGAATCGCAATGGCGGGCCATGCTCTTCGTGTGCGACAGCTTGCCTCCGCTGCTGCCACGCGGCTCGACCTCGAGCAGCAGCACGTTGCAGTTGCTTTCGACGGATCTCAGCAAGCCAGGGTAGAAGTAGTCGGAATCGCGCTCACGGCCGTGGAGGAAGAAGGCAGGGGAGCCGTCGGGCAGGGCAACGATCTCGAAGACTGGGGCCCACAGAAGGGGACTGCCGTCGATGCCGGATGGACCCAGCTCCTGAGGGATGACGCGGCAGGCGACGACGGAGGCGAAGCCGGGCATGATGTAGACGACGTTGCCGAGCTCGGGGTTTTGGTGGACCCACAGGCCGAGGAGGGGCTGGATGCGGAGCAGGAAAAGGCATATGGATTTGTACGAGGGGAACGCGACACGCCATTCGGTGAGCTCGCGGGGCGGGAGAAGCTGAAGGCGGGAGCACTGGACGTGCCAGATTTTGTCTGAGTGGGCCAGGGATTGAAAGGCACGGCAGCAGAGGCTGAGATTGCATGTGTCGCGGGGGTGGAGGGAGCGGGAGATGATGGCCAGGACGTCGTCcgggagggagagaaagaggtgCGAGCCACATGGATCTGTGGACTCGAGGCTCGCACCAGATAACATGGCGAGGGTGTACTGAAATTGGattctgagagagagagggagagagagagcggggACATGTAAATGGGATGGGGTGTGGGTTTTTGGATGGGAGAGGAGGACGGAGTCCCGTACAACACTTGATTGTAGCGAACCAGTGCAACAAAAAGCTGCGCGTGGCCCGCAGTAATGTCTGTGTGACATtcagtccgtccatcagttgcGACATCTGATGGTAGCGTGTGGGCCTGGAAATCATGAAGATGcacgactcaagtgggccataccatagggaagaGTGGAGATGCggacgcttaccattgaaaccttaccggaccccaccgtgatgtttatattccatccaacccgttcatacgTTGCTCCCCGCAAGGATAAATGGATAGAAACAAATATCGGCCTTACCGAATACTTGAACCTGCCACAGTATAGTTTGAACGGTGGTCGTCCCATCCCACTCTTTCCCGTGCTGTGCTCTAGTTGAGCCGAGCTTTAGCTCGACCCGATTCGTAACATGATCCGAcgcaaatgatggacggattggatgtgacgcagatatcacggtgggccccacaacacttGCTGCAGGCGATCGAGTCGCGGAGTGGACTCATGTGGTGAGAGGCCGATTGACGAGAAGGATTTTTAGATGCTGGAGTCTTCGTGGGGCCCACGTGACTGTCGGCTATTTTgtttgggaacggattggctactccctctgccaccagccccgtggctggtggtcggtgctctgtgggccccaccatgatgtatgtgttttctccattccgttcatccatttttaaagatcattttagagcttgatcataaaaatgagaggaatataaatctcaggtggaccacaccacaggaaaacaatattgattggatatccacaattaaaatcctcctaaggcccactgtactgtttatttgacatccaatctgttgattaggtcatacagacccagatgaagggtaaaaaacatatcagcttgatccaaagcttttatggccctaaaaaaaatttaatggtcaaaattcattaaacactgtttcctgtaatgtggtccacttgagattgggatataactcatttttggtctaataccataaaatgatctagaaaactagatgaacggcatggatgaaatacaaacatcatggtggggcccacatagggtagggggagtagccaatccgtttccattttgTTTATGGCGTTGGTGGGCCCAGTGAGAGTAGGACAGTCATGGGCCGTCTACGGAGGTGTCTGGTAAGAGGAAAGTCCTCGACCGGACCAATGATTTGGCCagtatactcgggtgttacttgGGAAAAGTGGGGCCATAAACAGCGATCCAGACCGTTCGTTTGTTGAGATCGGTCCTGATTGAACATCGAACAAAAATATCCTTCATAAGACAATCATTACTTTACATTATTCACCTAAAAATATATCTCCTGTCATGAGTAGAAATACAGAAATGGTTCACGTTCAACTTCAAAAGGGTCAAGATTAGTGGGCAGGATCTTCCAACCTACGCAGAGATTCTTCAATAGCCGTCCATCTACTGGTGGAGCAATGAACTAATGGCTTAGATAATTGAAACATGACCCACTTAAACAAAATCAGAACCTTACAATTATTGGCTAAAAATATATATGGGGTGAAGGGAAATACACCAATAATTCACatcagttactcagtacgcttttatcgtactgagtaaactcagttgggcatactgtgaatgtacgtggtttatccatactgtccatccatttttaatgctaattttatgggttgatctcaaaattgaaataAATCCAGTGGAACATTACACAGGAaataatgtggaataatgattttctctgttgaaaccttcctagggtctaaagtaaattttttttttgtcatccaatctgttcataagactACAAAGACATatatgaagagaaaccacaaacatcagtttcatccaaaacttttttggccttcaaaaaattttcaatggtagagattcaatcaaactgtttcctgtagtgtagtccacttaaaattttaatttgcttcatttttgggattaagatctaaaattatctgttaacatggattaacggagtggataaaataaataaataacagtggaccccacacagtttactcagtacgctaagggtactgagttactcaatacgcaatccgcttgAAGGGAAATACACCAATAATTCACATCAACTTGAAAAGTGCCGAGATTGGCTGTAAGGATCTTCCAACCCAAGCAGAGATTCTTAAATAATGGTATTTCTACTGTTGGAACAGCTAACTAATGGTTACCTTACAATTATTCCCTTCaaaaacatatatcataataAAGAGGCATACACCAATGGCTTACATTCAACTTGAAAAATGTCAAGATTGGCAACCAAACGTAAGCAATCGACATCTGCAGTCAGCACATCTCTCCACTGAGGCTGTGCATCCGTACGTACGGATGTTGAAGCCTTATTTTTGTCTTTGCACACGTACTCTCTCTTATTGTATACTCTAGTTAGTGAATATCATAAGTGGAGAGaagtattttattaattttatcttttatagtttttttaatattctttatataaatggaaaaaatgttatgtttttcttatctttttagtAAAGAGGAAAGATATGTAGTATTGCCAACGAATTAAGCatattgcatttttttaaaaaaaaactttatatatCGTCTTCTGTTTAATTCGACACTTTTGATGAAAAAAGCCTTTGAGCATGAGATTTGCATTGGTTTTTATTATGTAATTCTATTTCAAGTGGTTAAATCAAGTACTATTAGATTCAAGGGGTTAAAGTTTAACATATCTAATTAAGTATTACCTGGAAATGAAAATAATATTGAGAAAAAATATAAAGTCATagttaaagaaaatgaaaagaaacttaTGGAATGCATTTTTTCACAATACTTTCAAATTAAGTGGAGATTTTTAGATCATAGTTCATCTGCCATGTTATTAACAAATTGATTATATTTGAATAATTGAACAACAACCTACCTATCCAAAATCTTATATGTGGCTAACGATATGCATAACCAAAGAGAAAAATACAACATGGTCCACACTCAACTTGAAAAGTGTCAAAAGTGATGGCCAGCATCTTTCAATATGAGCAGAGATTCTTAAATGCTGGTCCATCTACCGTTGATTTGGCTAATTGAATATGACCCATCGTCCAAAATTGCAACATCATATTTATTGGCCTAATAATATATAAAGTCATAAAGAGAAatataaaattatttctcatttGAAAAGTTCTAAGATAGTGTAGACACCCCACATAAAATGATGATAAACCACTCTTTAAGCTTCAGCTTAACTTCAATAGATTATTTCATACTGACATATAAATAATTGAAAATCCAAATGGGTCAAATATGGAACATACTCAATACGTTTCGGAGACAATCAGTGGACCCAATCGGCTAGCACCAAATTTAGTAACGATTCGATCACAGCTGTGCATCTGAACTCCAAAAATTCAAGAACTCTCTATACGTAACAACTGATGTGCggaaaaatgataaaaatgaactCTATCTACCCAAGGATCACGTTTTGCACTACTTAGTATTCTTGTATAATGTTGTGTTGAGGCGTGAAAGGTCGCACTTCAAGTTAAGGAAAGTACGGTCGTTCTTGTATACAAAGTTTTTATAATGTTATTGAAATTAAACTTTGACCAATCAAGATGATTtatggttcattggaaaggtggtcAAATAATATTCTTAACAAATTTAAGTTTCCTCTAATCTCAGTTATAATGAGGAAGATCTTATTCATTTACTAAAACCACGCATTGTCGAGCGGCCAAAGTCGTAAAAGCGCTGGCTGCACTTTAAACTAATCAAATGGGATCCGATTAAAGTAATTTTAGTTCCATTGAAAAACTTATCATGTAACATTTTTAATGAGCCTAAGATCATAAAAAACGGACAATCGATCAAATTACAAACAACTAATTTCATATGTTGAACAGGCGTATTTTTGACAGGTCAAATGGAGTCCGATCGAAGAAATTCTAATCTTAATAGGAAACTTATCGGATTATATTTCCAATGAGACTAAGATTATCAAAAAGAGAAAGACAACGAATAGGATACAAGCATTTAAACAGTTTATAGAAAAAGATAAAAACTAATCTTAACATttcatacatatatttatatatatatatatatatattaaaatgcaattattattgttataaataaatatttattataaaataaatatataaaaaagtcATACTTacatttaatttttatatataatatattaaaatcaTCACTTTATATCATaagtacaatatatatatatatatatatagttttactATTTAAATAGTAGGCACCCACAGCGAAATCCAATGAACTGCGGCCGTTGGCAACAAATTGTGGTTGCTAATGCCTATATAAGAAGCCTGTTGTCGAGGAGGAAAAATGACCAACGGTGGAAGGTGAGACATAGAGGGGGAGAAcgaaagagaaagaaatagagaacgaaaaagagagagagagagagagagagagagagagagagagcagcaaaAGATATAGGAAAAATACAGAGAGGGTTCGAGGATTGAAGTTCACCTAAAAGTGCTGCTCAATATACCTTAAAGATTTCCAACATGTCAACATGCTGCCTGacatatgagacaaaaaaagtCATTAAAGAAGTCATTGAAGCTAAGAGTTTGTCCACTTTCATTTAAGTCGCATTCCACTCCACACATTCAAAGTGCATCAAATACATTCATATTTCGTTCTATCTCGTTTTGCATTATTCACcctttttcattttctcttactTTATTTGCCTGCCTAGGATATAAAATTCTCTGAAGCAAGACTAGTTGGTACTTCATCTTATTTACtgcatatttattttatttgcctaCCTAGTGTTATTTAGCTCTACGAAGTAAATTTAGTTTGCATTCATTTTACTTATTGCATTCTTACTTTATTAGCCCACCTGGAACCACTTAGCTCTGCGATGTAAGGttagatagtttttttttttctttattttcgcaAGCTCGACCCTTATGGGTTATGCAAAGCGTGGTCAAATATAAATATGCCAAAAATCCATTGAATCCTAAAAAACTGTAAAAATCTTGAAAAGTAGAGATTGCGCCTTATGTGAGCAGAAAATGGTGCCTAATCTCTTCATTTTCCATTAGTGAGgccccttactcagaatctataGTTGCAAACCAACTGTGAGATTCGCTTGAGTTAAGGAATCGTGAGATCTCCCAACCCTTAAGCAATTATATGGTTTCTAGTGGACCGTAGATTTTAAACTTCATTTGTTTAGTGATGACTCCGAATTAAATGCATTTTTATATATGAGTCAATAACATATTCTGACAATACCAATAAATCAATACAAAAGCTAAGAGAGTGAGGACACCTATAATGCCCAAGGTTTTTTATCAAATGGAAATTGGACGTCCTTGAGTGTTACCTTTGATTTCTCAATTTGAGCGCATATTCGTGCTTGCATTTAAATATGTTTGAGACCAAAAAGAGTGATGTGGGATCTACAAAAACTACCCAAAAGAGTCGAAGTTCAAAATATACAGACCGTGGATAGACCCCACATAATGCCAACCCCAATCTAGCGGtgtcaccacaaaaaaaaaagtgcttTTGGACAGACCCAGGCGGTGCCACCGCCAAAATTAGATAGCAAGTGGCAATGCCACCCCCGAATTGACAATGCCACCTCCACCCCCGTGTTCAGCACCGTTACATGTTCAAAAAATGGCAGTTCCTATAtactgacttcaaaaattcataaattttttataactctgattaaggtgattcaaaaggtagattgaagattgataagtctagtttcataaaTAAATAACTCAAATAAAGTTTATTTAGGATATTTTGGAAATTATACTAAAAATTAATAGTTTCGGGCAGCCGATACTtctaaaatctttttaaaaaaaattagaactcaaaatgaaatgaaatttggtGGGGATAAAGTAAACTTGTGACGAATtactagaaaaaatataaaaataatctaGAAACTAAAAGTATAAAAAACATGATAAGAAATAGACATATTAAAACTGAAATTTTTTGTAATTACGCGTTGTCAATGAGTCGcacatctttttcatcttagagttctATATTCGGTGTCGTCTTAGGAATTGCTTCTAACCATGCTAAGAATCATCCTGTGTGATTAAATTtagattatatattttattaattcGGGTAGTTTCTAGTGTAGTCGAAATAAGGTTCTTGATTACGGTGATTAGACTTGAATTACAATTTCGACTAATTGCAAAAACGATGCACtataaacttagctaatccaaaccctagttgTTGTGGACAAGAAATTCAGCCGCCTAGTTTATTCGAGAAATGCCCTCATTAATGAATTAGCTCTACACCACCCGTTAGTGGGTTGTTAAACTCGAAACTATAAATAGATGTCCATCTTAGCAAGTTAGACATTCATCGCGATACATCAAGCCGAGATCGCATCTTGAATCGCTCAAATTAGGCTCGTAAAGTGAGTGCATGAGATATGCGAATACCTTTAGAGTTTGTCAGAAATTTAAGTTAAATATCCATTTTTCACTCTTGGCTTAAGTTGTGGCTTTCGGGTCATTAAATTGTAGCCAAACTTAGAACGCTAACGTAGAGTAATGTCTTACACATATCCGTATATCCATGGCATCGATCGATGATCGATGGCCATCAAACTGACTTTTAATCATACCCGTCAATTAACGCATACAAATAGTGaaccgatcatatccatatgtaaATCATCTCTAAGGAAAGCTATCATATGTCATAGATTGACCTGTACGTCCCATGGTGGATCCCAAAGGTTAGAAACAACCTCCCACAGGCTCGTATAATGAAAACTCCGCTTTTGTGGCCATTTACACTGTTTCTGTTGCTATAAATAATGCATATGGGGGGCAACCCTTGCTCTCATCCGAATTTTGTCCTAGagcaagagagaagagagaagagaaggatgGGAGAAATGGTGAGGCATGGTGCTGGATCACACTATCCAATTCCCGTTCTCACTGGGTCTTGCAAGATATCGCCTCTACGCTTGGTTTCATGTCTTACCGACCGAAATCCAAAGATTTTGGCTTAGATTATCCACTCATTGTTAGGTAACAGGTTCCCTAGTTGTCCTTCCACTTATTTCTTCCGTTTTCTATATTTTTAAGTCATTAGGGTTAAAAACCCACTCTCGTTTCTATCATTTCTTGGAAACCCTAACCTTAGGGTTTGATCATGCTAGGAATTGGGGTCCTCGCAATCGAGTAGGAGTGGCTCAAGCTCTTGCGAGAGCCATAATCGACGTTAGCTCCATAAGGTTTTGATTGAGCATCGATTTTGGGCCATAATTCGTCGAATCAAGTTGATGGATCATTCCAATCGAGTTAGTTAAGCTCTAATCCATTGTTtaacatttaaataagattaaaTCAATATCATCAACTATAGTCTTATACTTTAATTTAAGTTTGaagcatttttctattttttgacgCTAGGGCCTCATCTGAGTCAAAGATTTCAAATTTAAGGTGAAGATTTACCCTCAAGCTTTTACTTggtatttaaaataattaaatatgtttGTTTGCtatttggttgataacatgctcaatgaaatgcttgaatgaccTAAAATTCTTAATATTAGAAATCTTCGATGTCGAATGTTAAGAAACGTTAATATAATTGAATTGTATTGATATGTATTAAATTACATTGAATTGGACATGTGTTCAGTTGGTATTCCATGTTTTAGTATTGAATTTCCTTGCGATCGTATTTATGTAGTGGATAAATTCGAACTGTTGTTGTGGTAGATCGAGTTCCGTAAATTATTTGAATATGCGGATAACTATCTTTAGTGTGGGTAACACAGGCTTATACGGGTGACGGAAGTTGAACACAAACGATCGACAGTAATTGGAATTACACGGGATGccttgcacccaatgtcggtttGTCCGAGGTTATTCGCAGTCGATTGCATTAGTCTAATGCAGAGCTTAATCATTTTTATGCTTGGTGATTATATAACATTCAATAAAATATGGGATACCACTATTACAATTGATTTAAGTCTACTTATAATCATTAGTATGTTACGATCATACACAGACTTATGAGTCGGgtatagtggtatgagacaccatgttcgagctgtcgacTTACGCTAGGGTGACATGCTTGCCACCCAAGCAAAATATTAGGTGACGAGCCTGCCATGTTCGTAAAACACTGGGTGAAGAGCCTCCTCGTAATGGTCACTAGGCATCGATGAATGTTGCGACCCTACCATGTTGTTAATGGTTTGGGTGACGTGCCTTCTCCACATTCTGGGTCTGGCTGATGGCCTTCACCctaaatattaacctgattgagtTGTAGGTACTATTAGGTGATGAACCCAAATTTGGATTAAGGGACACTGGTGAGAGGCCACTACGTGCTGCCATGAGCTACGTGAATTCATTTAATAACTATTGATAGAATGGATATATCTTAGCTTCGCCAACCGGCTTTTTGAACTTAACATTAATAAATACTCGACTAACTATGCACTCCATGACATTTAGTGGGTTGTGCTTCGGGCCAACCATTGCGCATATGTTAACGTCCTTGCCAGCGATAGCCTTGATGTGGTTCTATGTTGCTATCGTTGAATCCCAAGTCATGCATAAGCATATTatctcattcatgcatttaaagaaCCAGATTTAGGGCTCACTTTTTCTTTGTATTTTGATATGTTATTGTTGTCTATGCTTAATTgtattgataatatgtgtaacttgcTTGGTATCTATGTGTTAGAGGTAACATGCTTACGAGTATTACGTGTAGAAATATGTAATTATTCTGAATATATTTATTACTAAGATGTCCCAAGTATAATCTTTGGAATATTTCTTCACTATATTGGCATTTTCACCTCTTATTTGACATGTGCAGAAAACTCAATAATACGAATATATGGTGGTGTACTCGGGGTACCCCGGTAGACTCATACCTCCGCACTTTGGGTAGTTGGACTTTTATTGTGATTTATATAATTCTCATACGGGTAGACACCATGTTTGAAATTGTATATTTGCATATTAGCCCTATAGTTTTGGATTTTAttatctctacctcactttggATCTGCTAATCTAAAATGCCTTACTTTAATTATTTGTGCATGTAATGAAagtgaatctgaatgaggacacaTATACATTTTTATTAAGTTTACACCTGAAAACTCGGAAACAAAATTTCTGTAGTCGGGTGTCGATTTTCGGGGCATGACAGCACCGCTACGCTCCCACGGGGAGGTGTTCACAGATAGTAGggaggatcttccaatctaagcGGAGATTTTTAGATGGTGGTATATTATAAACATCCATCCCTATGTTGATaagctgattgagtttgaaccAATGAGTGGTAAACCAAATCTCAATCCTAAACTCCAACCCTAGAAGCCTAACCCtagaaaccctaattttaaatCATAAACTTAAcctagtcaacctagtcaacccaTCAACCCATACAACCCAGTCAACCCAATCAGCCTagtcctaaaccctaggaactcAAAACCTTAAAGCCTTGAGTCAGCTCGACGAGTCAACTCACCTAATTAACCTGCTAAGTTAACTTACCTAGTCGGCTTACCCAATCCAACAACGCAgttaactcacctagttaagcccaaaaccaagcccgaATCAAAGCCCAAATACAAGCCCAATTAGAGTATGCAAAATCTCAAAACAACGACCTTCATAGCAAAGCCTCTGCACGCTTGGGGAGGCTGTCTGCTGAAGTAGGGAGTCTAGGTGGGGACCAATGGCAGCTAGCTTGCTGCTGGCCACATGGCACTCCACCTCTTTAGGGTGGTGTCCCTCAAGCATGTGAgattttcattttttggaccctGAGTGTGCGATTGATATGTATTTATTCAAATGCCCATCTCCTTACCTaaaattaccattttaccaactcatcTAACCTATAAGATGGTGCCATGTGACAATCTctaatcctagcccttcaaccaTATTTTGCCCCGAAGATTATCATCAATAATAAGAAAACCATGTTTGGAGGTTATAAACAGTCCATTCccattctcatttcaagcatacaGTAGATTCAGAGACTCACACTACATTCAAGAGATCCAAAAAGGGGTCCACCCTCATTTTAAAGCCATCTTATCCCTTcgtcaaggagagagagagagagagagagagagagagagagagagtccagccCTGGTTTAGCATAACCTAACTAGAGTCTAAGCCTCTTGAGACACCTAAGTTCAAATATGAGCCACTCGATCTAGCCTTGCAATACTACTGTTCAAGCTTCAATCAGTTTTATCAAATCAAAGCAATGACATTGTACAACACTCATTCCCTTCTTAACTCCCTTGCTCCTTGTATACACCATCACCATATTGCATTTCATTATTTTCTCGTATCTAATTGGCGAGCGTATGCTTTGTGGCTTACTGATATAATCGGAAATGACTCActagaaaccttagccagttagccATTATTTTGTCATATACATTACATCGCATTTTGTCATTTTCTCGCATATGACTGGCGGACGTATACTCTGTAGTTTGCCATATAATCAGAACTAGCCACCATAAGCCTTAGCCAGTTAGCCGACATTTTTTCATAAGCATCAATATAGTACCGGGCATCCCACACATCACACTTTTACATATTTTATATTTTGCACTCGATCGTTTAGAATGTATGATCTATgacttatcgatataatcgaatccTGCCCATTCCAAAATTCGGATGAATCAATCATCATTGCTGTTGCATTGCATTACATTTTTTGCATGTGAAAACTAATCATATTCctcaaaaattagtaagatcctaTGAAGCAAAGACTGTACATACGTATAAACAGAGTAGGTGCCTAATACATTATTTCTATGTAACCACAGTAAGTTATTCATAATCTTTATAATACAAACTCAAAAGTCATCTTAGAGTTAAGAATCTTTGAATTTTTTATTCTAGGTGTTTTTACATAGTTTAatccatcataggattaaaaTAATTAGTTAGTAGCGATTCTTATAAAATATAACATCTTTTATCTCCAAATGAAATGAGGCGATCCATGAAAAAAGCGAGCCAATCTCCCATTCCTTAATAAATCTTCCTCCAATTTCCATATCCATCTAATGCAAAACAACAAAACAATGGTCTAGATAATTGAACATGGGTCACACCCGTCCAAAATTAAAATCGAGTACAAATTGGAAAGACAAGACTCCGGATCCTATggttcccttcttcttcttcttctttttttttttctctaattgCTGGCTTAGGATGGAAAGTATAAGGTTAGCACGTCCAAATAATAAGATGCAGATTATATACTGCATCGAAACCATCCATACGAAGGACCATAAATTAGATGGATCAATTCTAATAAACCACACAAATTGGATCGTACACGATATATACATTTTCtctttaaatggatggttaaaaatgcaTCATAAGTATATGAGTTGATCATGGGACATGGTTCTTCGAACAATTTGATTTATGAACTATCTGTTACTGAGTACTtatcccacttgatgaatggtccggatcttctATCCCTTGTTCCCCGTGTAATTTTGTATGGCCGGTGTA contains:
- the LOC131236582 gene encoding F-box protein At5g39450, with protein sequence MLSGASLESTDPCGSHLFLSLPDDVLAIISRSLHPRDTCNLSLCCRAFQSLAHSDKIWHVQCSRLQLLPPRELTEWRVAFPSYKSICLFLLRIQPLLGLWVHQNPELGNVVYIMPGFASVVACRVIPQELGPSGIDGSPLLWAPVFEIVALPDGSPAFFLHGRERDSDYFYPGLLRSVESNCNVLLLEVEPRGSSGGKLSHTKSMARHCDSDAEPSRAIGRSNSSLSRSSRMAATAAASASAVVPFSRLAFGDRRKMLELVANQVGLKVPDSLSRSPLFVRSGEEVAKEMVLLLERRSLLVQMYKVGEGRVNWWGMPGLWSDGRQMDSGKTTKKILDRSGTWHSLTVNWDEGAPLQTGKRRSVAGYFKDGLKQMLGRSNSANGNSSMLFLKNGSPSTSERKHAPLQEFLRASDTIGLSLVASKVKLSSYRAWPNMHDNRYALYKLPLQVPGPDHEYAGLWGGSFGWPPGRPTEDKPAKALFFVLISYDETEGQRMLIATKILEGTHYVLHPNGSAMFIVKVDEPSSDPFPWDVDGDSVRVEIKQAYHGEGIANGYGFRYPGSKPGALFVTQNGLLAFVWNETKAVLTLQRLNLQNLLKRGERVPALSAIFNFSYLTKSHSNVFVGSASASHCLPSPRNFH